The window ATGTATTTTATGAAGGCTTCATCCATATTGTTTACCGCTCCGGCCTGGACCATGGCATTGGCCACGTGGGGACGGCCTATGGCCGATTTCCCGACAATATCGATTACCATATCCAGAGGTATATCTATTCCCAGCTTCCTTAACTCTTGTAACATCAAAGCCCCTCGCTGGTTCCGAATTTCTCTGAATCGCTCCAGTTCCGAGGCCAGAAAAGCAGAATTGGGATCAAAAAAATATCCGAGAATATGTAAATCCTCACCACCTTTACCGGCCGATAATTCCACCCCCGTTATTAATTCAGGGTCACCTTCCTTCAGCAACTCTCGCGCTTCAAAGTAGGCTCCGGCGTTATCGTGATCGGTAATGGAAAAGGCGGCCAGATTTTTTTCGCGTACCTCATTTAAAATTTCAGCCGGCGTCTTGATACCGTCCGAATAAGTCGAATGTATATGCAGGTCGATACGCGGAATCATCTATATTTTACTTTCAACGATTTTTCTGACTTCTTCCGCCAGCCTGTCGCTCGCCTCTTTCAGAACTTTTATCTTGCCGGTCATCTCATCGACAAACATCTGGTCCCCGAACCCGCCGATGTTAATCCTGACATTATATATGGCGCCCTCGATGGCCGCCTTGGCCATAAGAGCCGCCACTCCGGCATCCGATACCGAATTCACATTGCCTTTTTCCGCGACCACTTTGATCAATTCGAGTATTTTCAGCGCCAGCCCGGCTGTTTCAAGAGGCGTTCTGGCTGCGATTTTGGTCGCATCGAAAATCGCCTTATCGCGACGGGCGATTTCCTCATCATTATCTTTAGGCAGCTTGCGTGCGGCCATCACCTGGTCAAAAGCCTCACCGTCCTTAACAATCATTTCCTTCAACTGTTCACGAAGCACTTCGGACTTTTCCAGAATCTCCTTGAACTCATCTTCGACATCAGCATACTTTTTCTTGCCGATCGTCAGGCGGCAAACCATCGAACTCAGAGCGGCGCCGAGAGTTCCTGCGGCCGCGGCTACGGAACCGCCTCCCGGGGTCGGGGTCTTGGCGGCGACTTCATTGTAGAAGTCGGAAGTACTGGATTGAGATGTGCCGCCCATTTGCCGTAATTTTTCCTCGAGAACCTGAGCCACGGTAAAATTTTCGAGCTGAAGGTAGAAATCGGCTACGTCCAGCATGGCCTGCTGTGGTACCAGACCGATAATCTCCGATGACAACACGCGCACGCCATAGCGAGCCGCTTCCGATTTAATTGTCTCGAATACCCTGAAAACCGGGGTTTTTGTATAATTAACCAGATTCATTGATACCTGGGTTTGATTGCGTTCCTTAATGGAGAAGCCCATGGCCTTGACAAACCGGTAACCGCCGCGGGCAAAGCGGACCGCGTTGGCAATTTTCCTGGCGATTGACACACGATTAGTGTCCAGATAGACATTAAATGCAACCAATGGGAAACGCACGCCGATTGCGATTGCTCCCGCTTTAAGATTCATCTTTGACGGCCCGTAATCGGGCTTGCGGGCGGGATCGGTTTCGATCGAATCGCGAATGCCTTCATATTCGCCCCTTCTGACATCCGCCAGATTTTCCCGGTTCGGGCTGGTCGCTGCCGTTTCATATAAATAGACCGGAATCGCCAGTTCTTCGCCGACCCGTTTGCCGAGTTGATTAGCCAGTTCGACCGCCTCGGCCTCGGTAAAATCCGAAATCGGGATGAACGGACAGACATCGGTGGCCCCCATTCGCGGATGTTCGCCCTTATGTGTCGACATATCCAGCACTTCCGATGCCTTCTTGATACCCCGGAAACAGGCTTCGACGGCAAACTCGGGCTGGCAGACAAAAGTAACCACCGCTCGGTTATGGTCGCCGTCCATCTCACGATCCAGCAGAACCACGGTTTCGACCGACGTAATTTCATTTATGATTTGATCAAGAACTTCTTTTCTTCGACCTTCGGAAAAATTGGGAACACATTCGACTAATCTGATCATGTCTTTACTCCATGTTCTTTCTTGTTCTCACGCATGTATGATTTAAGACCCCAGGCGAGCAGGGGGATCATGATTTCATGGTGACCTATAAAATTGAATCCGTGTCCGCCGTCAGCCGTGGGACGGTTAACGACATTCATCATCGGCCGGTAATGCGCGATCATGTCGAAGTTGGCCGTCGTAATATTTCGTTTACTCTTGTTCAGATTACGCGAAACGGTCAGCGCTTTCAGAAAAACCTCGGGCAGGACGACCGCAGAACCGATATTAGCCGCAACACCCCCATTGTCGGCATTTCCAAGGATAGCCGCCAGAATCTTAAAATCCCGGTAGGAGGCTTCGGCGGCAGGACCGGCCCTGAAAGAGCTTTGCTGCTGGACGATGTCCGCCCCGACCACAAGGTGGACCGTGGCTGGAAGATTCAGCCTTTCGGCCGCCGCGAAAAGGGACGACCCGGCATATTTGGCCTTGCGGAGATTTATGTACTTACCGGCGGCTTCCCCCAAACCGATAGATTCTTTCTCCGCCATTTCGACGACATCGCTAAAATATCGCCCGGTTTCTTCGGCCATCCCGAATGACCCGTCCGACAAACCTGCCTGGACATCCTCCGAGGTGCGACCGATAAAGGCTGTTTCGAGGTCATGGATCAATCCCGCTGAATTCATGGAAATACCGGTGATTATATTATTTTCCATCAAATCGATGATGACAGGGGAGAGTCCGACCTTAATGACATGCGCTCCCATCAGGATCTGGAACGGCCGGTTGTTTCGGCGGGCTTTAACGACGTGTTTTATGAAATCAAGAAGATCGGCGGCTTTCAAATATTTCGGAAGACTCTCCATAAATATTTCCGCCGAAAGTTCTTTGATGGGACTGCCGAATGATGAAACACGAGCCCGACTCCGGCGCCCTTTAAGTGATACTGTTTTGATTTTTTTCAAATCAGCCTGTTTGAATCTGCCCATTATAAAATCAGAATTCTATGATTTCGCCAAGACTATAGTCGGTCAACTCCGCCGAGATCGAACCGACCAGCACTTTAGATTTCATCAAAACCGGTAATTTCAGTCTGTCATCGGTCAACCATACTTTGAGCCGCCCTTCGTGCTTGAAAATGCCGGATGTCATGAGAAGCGGTTCGACCACGATACAATCAAAAGTGCCGGCCTTCACTTTCACCGTCTCCTTTTGAACTACTCTTACTTCCAAGGGAAAAAGTTCGCCATCGGTGAAATTGTCAATGAACACCGATTCGCCGACTTTCAGCTCCATCGTCCGCACATAGTAGAGAATCGAAAGAGCATCCTGGACAAACGGCGCAATCTCCAGGGTGTCGTTTTTATAGACGACAGTATGGTTTTTTTGATCAAAGGCATAGGAGCGATCATTCCGATAGTTACCCTCGCGGAGATTTTTCTCGAAGTACCAACTGAATATCCCGACCGCATCGATAATGGTCTCGACCCGGTCCTCGACCCGGTAAAATGATGAAAAAAATTTGTTGGAATTGGCCGTCGAGACAATCTGGTAACAAGGACGGCCGTCATATTCGATTAATTCCTTCACTTCCATGGTGGCGTATCCGGCATTAATGAATCCGTACCCAATGTCAAAATCGAGCCGTTCACCAAGTCCGAATGCGATATTTTCAGCATACCTGAAGGGCTCGCCGTTCGTATCGGGGGGAGTCGTTCCGGTCTGGGCAAGGACCTTTCCGGGAATCCCTTTGGTAAAATATAATGCCCCCGAAACCAGGACCAGAACCATAATCGTTATCGCGGCTATTCTAAACATCGGTCAGAGAATTTCCCCTTTCATTCTGGCTGCTTCTATTATATGCGGCATTATGCGGCCCAGTTCCTCGCCGATTTCAAGAAAAGTCTGGTTGTACATGTCCAGGGAACCGCCGATAGGATCGGCGATTTCATCGCCGACACATCCCGGATCAGGATAATTTTTCAGGAGATATGTTTTTTTATCCGCCCCAACATCCATGGAGACGACATTATGGCAATGTTGTGAGGTCATACAAAGGATTATATCGGCATCGTGAACCATCTGAAGTGTCAGCGGGTGCGACCGGTGGCCTGATATATCGGCATCCCACAGGCGTGATGCTTCGATGGCATAGGTGGTCGCCGGGTAACCAGTGGCGGCGGCCGTTCCACTCGAGTAAACTTCAATATTCTTCAGGCCCTGGTTCTCGAACAGCTTTCTCAAACCACCCTCGGCCATAGGTGAGCGGCAGGTGTTGCCGGTGCAGACGAACATTATTCTATACATATCGGGTTATCACAATCTCACGATTTTTTTCTTGATCTCTTCCCGCGTAAAGGCGCCCGAACGCAAAATTTTGTATGTATCACAGGAACAGTCGACAACTGTCGACGGCAGGGCATTCAGATTGCCGCCGTCAAGATACATATCGACCTTTCCTCTGAATATGACCGCGATTTCCTCTATCGTTTCAGGATCGCCGGCGCCCGAAATATTGGCGCTGGTGGCTGTCACGTTAAAGTCAACCTTATTTAATAACTTGGCGATTATCGGTGAGGAGGAAAACCTGATACCGATTTTCCCGCCGATGACGATCGGCTCCGGATAGCCCGATTTATCTTTAAGAACCAGAGTCAATGGTCCCGGCAGGAATTGTTGGGCCAGCAACGCGGAAAGCTTGCTTTCGCATCCAAATTCAAAGATTTCATCATGGCTGCGGACAAAAACGGCACATGGCTGTTTTGGCTTCCGCCCTTTCAACTCATATATTCTTCCCATCACTTTGGCGTCATCTATTCTGCCAAGCAGTCCGTATTTGGTCTCTGTCGGTGCTACAATAATACCGCCCTTGCTTAGAATCCTGGCCGCTTGATCAATAATCTTATTGTCCGGTCGGGACTTGCTGATCTTCAGGATATTGAGGTCGCTCATTATTGGACTCCGTATCTTCAGGGTAAACCTCCAGAGAATCCGTCAGAGGAGGAATATCCTCATCAAATGTTTCCTCGACATTTTGTATATTGGTCGTAACTTTGACAACCCAGGCATTGCTGTAACCGGCCTCGATTGCGGCCGGCAAATATGCTTCAGCCTCCTCACGTTCGGCGAAATTGCCCACCCTGACTTTATAATAGGGCACTTCATAGTCAAGCCGCACCTCACGATCAAAGACTTCACGGGCTATGTCCATCTCACGTGCGGCCGGTCCATAAGTATTCGATGTGAATAATTGTATTCGATAAGTCTCAAACAAACCAATCAAAGAATCCGCCGAAACCACGCCCGTATCCGAATGGGCGGCGGTGACTCCTTTTGATGAATCGGGGATTGATGCCACGATCGGGTATTTTTCAGGGACAACATCATAATCTGACGGCAAACCCATCGGATCGTATGGTGTCGTAGCTTTTTCACCAGCCTCCTTCGGCCTGGCCTCATCCGGATGGTCGAATGTTCCATGGCACCCGATCACGGTGACCAGAAGCAGGGCTGAAAAAACAAAGAATTTCATCATATCTCTCTTATAAATACTTCTTGAGACTTTCATCCTGCGCTAATTCCTTGATAACCTGCTTGACTTCATTCACTTTTGTCTTATGTGCTACTAATACTATATCATCGGTTTTAACGACGACAAGGTCCGAAACCCCGAGGGTCACGATAATACCTTCGGTTTCATTGTATATTGTGGTTTCATATGAATCAGCGACCTTGGCATTACCGATAATTACATTATTATTCATGTCCTTGTTTTTATATCTCTCCAGAGCGTTCCAGCTGCCGACATCATCCCAGACCATGTCGGCCTTGATAGCCAGGACATTTTCGGCGTTTTCGAGAACCGCAAAATCAATTGATATCGGGCCGGATTTTTCATAAAGGCTCCGTCGGGCAGAACTTTCATCACCCGTACCTATTTTCAAGGCATACGCGGCGAGATGATCACTCATATCCGGCTGGCATTGGCATATGGCCGACAGCACACTGGCGACCGACCAGATAAACATGCCCGAGTTCCAGAGATGTTTCCGGCCGTAATAATATTGCTGGGCAACGGCCACCTTGGGCTTTTCAGTAAAGGAATCGACTTCATAAACCGCGATCCCCTCAATCGACTTATACATATCGGCCAGCTTTATATAGCCGTAGGCCGTTTCGGGACGGGTCGGATCGATACCGATAGTTATTAATTTGTCTTCTTCGGCGGCAATCTGCGCCCCGACATCGATAATATCCAGAAGTTTCTCAGGAGGTTTGATTATGTGATCGGCCGAAAGGACAATCATGACCCCATCAGGATCTATTTTCCGGATATGCTCCGCGGCCAATCCGATAGCCAGACAGGTGTCCCGCCCGAATGGCTCGGCCAGGATATTCTCCGGCTTCAGGCTGCCGATTTCTTTTAGAATCAATGGCATTATGTCGGCGGAGGTCACAACTATGATTCTCTCGACCGGAATCAGAGGAAGGACCCGGTCAATTGTTTCCTGGAGCATGGTTTTGTCGGAAATCAGCTTGAGCAGCTGCTTCGGCCTTTCCGTCCTCGACAGCGGCCAGAATCGTTCGCCTCGGCCGCCCGCCAGTATGACTCCATAAATCAATTGGTCACCCTCCTTATAAGCAAAAGTGATATTTTAACTAAGCAATCGAGAGTTGTCAAGCGGCCCCGGTATTTATTCGCCGAATACATTCGCCTGGAACCTGAAAATCGTCGCATCCGGTGATTTGTAAGCATCTGTGGGAAGACCGGCCTTCTGACACGTCTGCTCCAAAAATGTGGTCCGATCCCACCCATAATCAGTGGCCACCTGGGGCAAAAGCAATCCCCGACTCTGACCCTTGAAAATCATTAAACCGTCACGGCCCACCACGATGTCCTCGAGTGATTCAATTTTCTGCATGGGACTCAAAACCGAAATCTCGATATGCAATTTATCGAGTTCCGCCCGATCCACCGAAGGAAACCTGGGATCGGCCACCGCGGCCTGGATGGCACAATCGGAGACCGTCTTATAAAGCGGCTCGACAGCGGTCGTATGCCCGATACATCCCCGCAGCCGGCCATCTTTTTCCAGCGTCACAAAAGCGGCGCCGAATTTCTTAAGATTATCGGTCAGTTCGAATTCGGGAGTTGAACCACCCGAAAGATAATTTTCAAGGGTCTTTCGTGCGATCTGCAATAATATTTGCCGATCCTCATCAGTAAGCTCGAGCGTTGAGGGTAATTCTTTTTTCTTATCTTTACCCAATAATTTTGAACCATTATCATTTGATTTATATAGAGCGATTGCGGCATAGCCGACCACCGAGCTTTTATCTCCGGAAATATCACCCGAATCGCCATACTTCAGTATTTTTGCCTTATTGGCGCCTTTCGCAATCGCCGCTTTCATCACCGCCACCGCCGGTCCGCCTCCGCACATTTCGACTGATCCGTCGGCCAGAGCCATTTCAAGTCTGACCGGATCAAGATTCTCAAAACAAACCAAACCGGTGGAATCAAATTTCTTTCCGATTGAGGCCGGCTTATAATGCTGCCAGTCGGTTGAAGAGATAATCACAGTCTGAGAATCGAATTCGAGGCTCTTCAAGGCATCGGCCAGTAATTTGATATTTTCTTTACTCTGGTTCCCCATAATTATTGGCACCATCGTAAAATCACTCATGACCGTTTGCAGGTAAGGCAACTGGACTTCAAGGCAATGCTCGCGATCCTGTGCCTCAGGAATGAAATTAATTTTATCAGAAAAGGATATGAGCTTCGAAGCCATTTCGCGGTTAATTCGGACATCCCCAAAGGGCATCGACCATGAGCCGCCCGGCGCATAGACCGAGATGCCATCAAAGCCATATTTATGTGAAGGGCCGCACAGGATTACCTTATTTACTCCCGAATTTTCCAGCAGTTTATAAGCGTAGGCGGCGATTTGTCCCGAGTAAATCAGTCCCGCGTGTGGAACCACCAGAGCGATCAATTTACCGTCAATTTCACTCTGGGCGCCGACAGAAGCCAGATGCTGATCCACCATCTGGTGGAGTTTGGCTGCGTCGGCAGGGTAGAACATGTCTGCCACGGCCGGAAGCCGCCTCGGCGCCTGCTGGCCGGAAACAGAAAGCCCGCATAATATGACCAGTAAGACAGAAAAAATGAGTGTTTTATGCATATTTAATCCTCAAATTAGAATACTAATCTTTACGTGGACGGTCAAGAAAAAAGTATTGGCGGTCAGACTGGAAATCGTTGTATAATATTTGAGTATGAGCAAAGTAGTTGTTGTCAGAATGGTTGATAGGAAGGCCGACGAGGCTTTGAATAAGAGTGATTATAAAATTATGCTCATAAAAGGCTTGCAAAGGCTTTTCGATTCGCCGGTCATTGATAAGGAAATCCGGACCCTGTTGCCGGGCAGAGTGATCGGTATGAAAACCAACTGTCTGACGCATAAGTTCAATTCGACACCTATCCCTTTAACCGAGGCCCTGGGCGATATTTTGATCAAGGCCGGTTTTGAAGACAATAATATTATTGTCTGGGAAAGACAATCACGCGAACTGGAAAAAGCCGGCTATGAACTTAATGCCTCTTCTTTTGGCCGGAGATGTTTCGGTACCGACAGCAACAACGCCGGGTACAGCCCTGATTTATACGGTCATGGAAAAGCCAACTCCCTGGTAACGCGCATTATGACCGATATGATCGATTCCAATATCAATATGCCTGTTTTGAAAGACCATTCCATAGCCGGGTTGTCCGGCGGACTGAAAAATATGTTTGGGGCCATCAATAATCCCAATAAATATCATGCCGACAATTGCAGCCCTTTTGCCGCCCATGTTTCGGCCCTGACACCGATTAAAACCAAGAACCGGTTGATCATCATTGATGCCGTGAAAGTGCAATATCATATGGGCCCCGGCTATGACAGCCGGTATCTGCATAAATACGGCGGGCTGATTATATCTGATGATCCGGTGGCCGCCGATCGAGTCGCCCTGGAACTGCTGGATCATATCCGCGTCCTCCATAATATGCCGACCCTGAAAGATGACAGCCGGCCGGTCAATTACCTGGTCGAGGCCGAAAAAATCGGCCTCGGGATTGCCGATATGACAAGAATCTCGATTGATGTCATACAGCTTGACAGCGACGGTAATGGTTCGAAAGGAGTGCTGTTCTGATGGATCGAAGATTATTTGTCAAGTGTCTCGGTTGCGGCGCTGTTGCTGCTGTTGCGGCCCACACTGATTTGCTGCCCGGAATTGTCGGCGGTATCCAGAACGCCAGCGCCTTTGATTTCACGAAAAGACTTTCCGAGGTCGAAGCCCGGTACTATAAAAAGCTCGAGACGGGGGGAATTGAATGTGAACTATGCCCGCGGCATTGCCGCATAACCGATCTCGAACGCGGCTACTGCGGGGTCAGGGAGAACAGGGGAGATGTCTATTACACCCTGGTTTATGGCTTACCCTGTGCCGTCAACATTGACCCGGTTGAAAAAAAACCGCTGTTTCACTTTTATCCCGGCTCGAATGCTTTTTCGCTGGCGACCGCCGGCTGTAACTGCAATTGTAAATTCTGTCAAAACTGGGACATTTCGCAATCTCGCCCGGAACAGACCGATAATATGGATATGCCGCCTGAGAGCGTCGTCGGCGTCGCTGTTTCCCGAAAAGTGCCGATTATTGCCTATACCTATTCCGAGCCGGTCATTTTCTATGAATACATGTATGACATAGCCGAACTGGGGCATAAGCAGGGCGTCAAGTCAGTAATGATTACCGGTGGCTCCATCGAAAAGGAACCGCTTCAGCAACTCCTGACCCAGCTTGATGCCATTAAGGTCGATCTAAAGTCCATAAGGGAACAATATTATAAAGATATTGTGGATAATGAATTAAAGCCAGTACTTGAAGCATTGGTTGAAATAAAAAAGAGCGGTGTCTGGCTCGAAATAGTATATCTGGTCGTGCCGACGCTAAATGACAGTGATCAGGAATTCAGGGAGCTGGCAGGGTGGATTAAAACCAATCTGGGGACCGATACCCCGATTCATTTCTCTCGTTTTCACCCTCAATATCTGCTCAAGAACCTGCCCATGACGCCGCAGAGCACCCTTGAGAAAGCACATCAGATATGCCGGGCCGAAGGTCTTGAATATGTCTATCTCGGAAATCTACCCGGGCATCCGGCCGAATCGACTTATTGCCCCAAATGCGAAAAGTTGTTGATTGACCGCAGGGGATATCGCATTATTCGGAACGAAATAAAAAACGGCAAATGTCCCGATTGCGGGCACAAAATACCCGGACTTTTTTAATGAACCGAAAAGCCTTTTTGCTTGGCTTCTTTTCAATAGGGGGCCAGGTTCTTTTATTGCGGGAGCTGATAGCCTCTTTTAATGGCGATGAGCTTCTTATCGGCACCGCTCTCTTCGGCTGGCTTATTGCCGTCGCGGGCGGGGCCGGTCTCGGCGGCATCAGAAAAATTAAAATCAAAGCACTGCCGTTGTTTATTATCGGGGCCATATTGCTGCCGTCGTCGATTATTACGGCACGACTCGGTCCCCTTTTTGCGATCAGCGTTCCGGGTGAAGTTGTCCCATTTTCTACGGCCGCGCTCTTATCGATAGCCGCTATGATCCCGGTCGGAGTTATCTCCGGCTGGCTCTTTACCGCCATAACCAGGGAAGGGCACCGTCCGGCAAAATCCATTGTCCAGGTTTACCTTTTGGAAGGCATCGGCGCCTTTATCGGGGGAGTGGCTATTGCGGCTCTGGTCGGAATTGTTTATTCCACGCTGGCCATGGCTTTCGCGCTTGGAGTGGTGATGCTGACACTTTATCTGATGCCCGTCGGAAATCGAAAAATATATATTATTCTCCCGACTCTTCTGGCAATTCTTGTAGTTATAAAAATGATAATTCCTAC is drawn from candidate division Zixibacteria bacterium HGW-Zixibacteria-1 and contains these coding sequences:
- the ftcD gene encoding glutamate formimidoyltransferase, which gives rise to MIRLVECVPNFSEGRRKEVLDQIINEITSVETVVLLDREMDGDHNRAVVTFVCQPEFAVEACFRGIKKASEVLDMSTHKGEHPRMGATDVCPFIPISDFTEAEAVELANQLGKRVGEELAIPVYLYETAATSPNRENLADVRRGEYEGIRDSIETDPARKPDYGPSKMNLKAGAIAIGVRFPLVAFNVYLDTNRVSIARKIANAVRFARGGYRFVKAMGFSIKERNQTQVSMNLVNYTKTPVFRVFETIKSEAARYGVRVLSSEIIGLVPQQAMLDVADFYLQLENFTVAQVLEEKLRQMGGTSQSSTSDFYNEVAAKTPTPGGGSVAAAAGTLGAALSSMVCRLTIGKKKYADVEDEFKEILEKSEVLREQLKEMIVKDGEAFDQVMAARKLPKDNDEEIARRDKAIFDATKIAARTPLETAGLALKILELIKVVAEKGNVNSVSDAGVAALMAKAAIEGAIYNVRINIGGFGDQMFVDEMTGKIKVLKEASDRLAEEVRKIVESKI
- a CDS encoding DUF3108 domain-containing protein, whose protein sequence is MFRIAAITIMVLVLVSGALYFTKGIPGKVLAQTGTTPPDTNGEPFRYAENIAFGLGERLDFDIGYGFINAGYATMEVKELIEYDGRPCYQIVSTANSNKFFSSFYRVEDRVETIIDAVGIFSWYFEKNLREGNYRNDRSYAFDQKNHTVVYKNDTLEIAPFVQDALSILYYVRTMELKVGESVFIDNFTDGELFPLEVRVVQKETVKVKAGTFDCIVVEPLLMTSGIFKHEGRLKVWLTDDRLKLPVLMKSKVLVGSISAELTDYSLGEIIEF
- a CDS encoding low molecular weight protein arginine phosphatase, whose amino-acid sequence is MYRIMFVCTGNTCRSPMAEGGLRKLFENQGLKNIEVYSSGTAAATGYPATTYAIEASRLWDADISGHRSHPLTLQMVHDADIILCMTSQHCHNVVSMDVGADKKTYLLKNYPDPGCVGDEIADPIGGSLDMYNQTFLEIGEELGRIMPHIIEAARMKGEIL
- a CDS encoding threonylcarbamoyl-AMP synthase — its product is MSDLNILKISKSRPDNKIIDQAARILSKGGIIVAPTETKYGLLGRIDDAKVMGRIYELKGRKPKQPCAVFVRSHDEIFEFGCESKLSALLAQQFLPGPLTLVLKDKSGYPEPIVIGGKIGIRFSSSPIIAKLLNKVDFNVTATSANISGAGDPETIEEIAVIFRGKVDMYLDGGNLNALPSTVVDCSCDTYKILRSGAFTREEIKKKIVRL
- a CDS encoding mannose-1-phosphate guanylyltransferase, yielding MIYGVILAGGRGERFWPLSRTERPKQLLKLISDKTMLQETIDRVLPLIPVERIIVVTSADIMPLILKEIGSLKPENILAEPFGRDTCLAIGLAAEHIRKIDPDGVMIVLSADHIIKPPEKLLDIIDVGAQIAAEEDKLITIGIDPTRPETAYGYIKLADMYKSIEGIAVYEVDSFTEKPKVAVAQQYYYGRKHLWNSGMFIWSVASVLSAICQCQPDMSDHLAAYALKIGTGDESSARRSLYEKSGPISIDFAVLENAENVLAIKADMVWDDVGSWNALERYKNKDMNNNVIIGNAKVADSYETTIYNETEGIIVTLGVSDLVVVKTDDIVLVAHKTKVNEVKQVIKELAQDESLKKYL
- the amrS gene encoding AmmeMemoRadiSam system radical SAM enzyme, with the translated sequence MDRRLFVKCLGCGAVAAVAAHTDLLPGIVGGIQNASAFDFTKRLSEVEARYYKKLETGGIECELCPRHCRITDLERGYCGVRENRGDVYYTLVYGLPCAVNIDPVEKKPLFHFYPGSNAFSLATAGCNCNCKFCQNWDISQSRPEQTDNMDMPPESVVGVAVSRKVPIIAYTYSEPVIFYEYMYDIAELGHKQGVKSVMITGGSIEKEPLQQLLTQLDAIKVDLKSIREQYYKDIVDNELKPVLEALVEIKKSGVWLEIVYLVVPTLNDSDQEFRELAGWIKTNLGTDTPIHFSRFHPQYLLKNLPMTPQSTLEKAHQICRAEGLEYVYLGNLPGHPAESTYCPKCEKLLIDRRGYRIIRNEIKNGKCPDCGHKIPGLF